A genome region from Halorussus pelagicus includes the following:
- a CDS encoding glycosyltransferase, whose translation MDLTVAVAHYPEGAGHATRMLAVGQAFEDAGADIALAGGGPGSRFIEHNGYDVFRAAPVDYIGDYQQGSLGRVLTRSLPYSGKRVFDFVRWLRREDPAALVTDDMFAAMAAPLTGTPLYIVTHNAASYYDAAVEQVFTWLLNRYQLGAAETFLYPAVWPSDGGDPPGVTHVPPVALDPDDCRGPNEEIDVLVVPSVYSTNFDVLAETLRTEGHRVTLVGDDDWEAVPALLPWIRAADVVVCSGYSTVMEAAVGGTPCVIYPFTDEQHGVTRVIERRGVEGFQVEHSVTHVARAVRQPPESPDHDNGVERVASHVLEELT comes from the coding sequence ATGGACCTGACGGTCGCCGTCGCGCACTACCCCGAAGGCGCTGGCCACGCCACCCGGATGCTCGCAGTCGGGCAAGCGTTCGAAGACGCGGGGGCGGACATCGCGCTCGCTGGCGGCGGTCCCGGCTCGCGCTTCATCGAACACAACGGCTACGACGTGTTCCGGGCCGCGCCGGTCGATTACATCGGCGACTACCAACAGGGGTCGCTCGGCCGCGTGCTGACCAGAAGCCTCCCCTACAGCGGCAAGCGCGTCTTCGACTTCGTGCGCTGGCTCCGACGTGAGGACCCCGCGGCGCTGGTGACCGACGACATGTTCGCCGCGATGGCCGCGCCGCTGACGGGGACGCCCCTCTACATCGTCACCCACAACGCGGCCTCCTACTACGACGCCGCGGTCGAACAGGTGTTTACCTGGCTGCTCAACCGCTACCAGTTGGGCGCGGCCGAGACGTTCCTCTACCCGGCGGTCTGGCCGTCCGACGGCGGCGACCCGCCGGGCGTGACCCACGTTCCGCCCGTCGCGCTCGACCCCGACGACTGTCGCGGCCCGAACGAGGAAATCGACGTGTTGGTCGTGCCGAGCGTCTACTCGACGAACTTCGACGTGCTCGCCGAGACCCTTCGGACAGAGGGCCACCGCGTGACGCTGGTCGGCGACGACGACTGGGAGGCAGTGCCCGCACTCTTGCCGTGGATTCGGGCCGCCGACGTGGTGGTCTGTTCGGGCTACTCGACCGTGATGGAGGCCGCGGTCGGCGGGACCCCCTGCGTAATCTACCCGTTCACCGACGAGCAACACGGCGTGACCCGCGTCATCGAACGCCGCGGCGTCGAGGGCTTTCAGGTCGAACACTCGGTTACGCACGTCGCACGGGCGGTCCGCCAGCCGCCCGAGTCGCCCGACCACGACAACGGCGTCGAGCGCGTGGCCAGCCACGTCCTCGAAGAGCTAACCTGA
- the mch gene encoding methenyltetrahydromethanopterin cyclohydrolase, translating to MDSLNRNALELADEALDFAEELDIGARELDNGATVLDFGHEFDGGVEAGLLLAEMQTAGLATVQTRMDEVAGAPFQYVELTSDHPALALLCSQKAGWELTTEDFEGLGSGPARALVAEEDEFARVGYEDVSDFAVLAVESDDYPTASAAEQVADLTGVETTSVFLASVPTASLAGSVGIASRAAEMAVFRLSELGYDPLDVVSATGSAPVAPVAGDEETAIARTNDALAYGGEVHMTVREEFDRFDEIVSTANDEYGTHFAEIFESVDWDFYDVAEGVFAPARATVDVIGGDTYVVGERDEDLLAESFGI from the coding sequence ATGGACAGTCTCAATCGGAACGCGTTGGAACTCGCCGACGAAGCCCTCGATTTCGCCGAAGAGTTGGACATCGGCGCGCGCGAACTCGACAACGGAGCCACGGTACTGGACTTCGGCCACGAGTTCGACGGCGGCGTCGAGGCCGGACTCCTGCTTGCGGAGATGCAGACCGCGGGACTCGCAACGGTACAGACCCGGATGGACGAGGTCGCTGGCGCGCCCTTCCAGTACGTCGAGTTGACCAGCGACCACCCCGCGCTGGCCCTGCTCTGCTCGCAGAAGGCCGGGTGGGAGCTCACGACCGAGGACTTCGAGGGTCTCGGGAGCGGCCCGGCCCGCGCGCTCGTCGCGGAGGAAGACGAGTTCGCGCGTGTGGGCTACGAGGACGTGTCGGACTTCGCGGTGCTGGCCGTCGAGAGCGACGACTACCCCACCGCGTCGGCCGCCGAGCAGGTCGCGGACCTGACCGGCGTCGAGACGACCAGCGTCTTTCTCGCGTCGGTTCCGACCGCCAGCCTCGCCGGGAGCGTCGGCATCGCCTCGCGCGCGGCCGAGATGGCCGTCTTCCGACTCTCGGAACTCGGCTACGACCCCCTCGATGTGGTGAGCGCCACCGGGTCGGCCCCAGTCGCGCCCGTGGCGGGCGACGAGGAGACCGCCATCGCGCGGACGAACGACGCGCTGGCCTACGGCGGCGAAGTTCACATGACCGTCCGCGAGGAGTTCGACCGCTTCGACGAAATCGTCTCGACCGCGAACGACGAGTACGGCACCCACTTCGCGGAAATCTTCGAATCTGTCGATTGGGACTTCTACGATGTCGCGGAGGGCGTCTTCGCGCCCGCCCGCGCGACGGTGGACGTAATCGGCGGCGACACCTACGTCGTCGGCGAGCGCGACGAAGACCTGCTGGCCGAGAGCTTCGGCATCTGA
- a CDS encoding putative RNA uridine N3 methyltransferase codes for MTVSLLVPSSLVREAEDKREATRKIGYVARAATVFRADRLGVFPDPEGEEKWGGGFVSTVLNYAATPPYLRKEVFGKRDELEYAGILPPLRAPSQTGSESEGSGSLRQGIVTEVGPEGRVRVNCGLQHPISLVVPPEMEVGERERVTVRISSRSPVRAKLVDEPLSGWSVMRTDLPAALDRDDAGVRIATSRHGVELTTRRLTDVVGRIERDGMTVAFGAPGRGLPEILDLPTETLADARPGDDGEDEADAESGVESGAPGRFDLWVNAVPNQGSKVVRTEEAMFASLACLNLKEK; via the coding sequence ATGACCGTCAGCCTACTCGTTCCGTCATCCCTCGTCCGGGAAGCCGAAGACAAGCGCGAGGCGACTCGCAAAATCGGTTACGTCGCCCGCGCGGCGACGGTGTTCCGGGCCGACCGCCTCGGGGTCTTTCCCGACCCTGAGGGGGAGGAAAAATGGGGTGGCGGGTTCGTAAGCACCGTGCTGAACTACGCCGCGACGCCGCCCTACCTCCGAAAAGAGGTATTCGGTAAGCGGGACGAACTGGAGTACGCGGGCATCCTACCGCCGCTCCGCGCTCCGTCACAGACCGGCTCCGAATCCGAGGGTTCGGGGTCGTTAAGACAGGGAATCGTGACCGAGGTCGGACCTGAAGGGCGCGTTCGGGTCAATTGCGGACTGCAACACCCGATCTCGCTCGTCGTGCCGCCAGAAATGGAGGTCGGCGAGCGGGAGCGCGTAACCGTCAGGATCTCTTCGCGAAGTCCGGTCCGTGCGAAGCTCGTAGACGAGCCCCTTTCGGGCTGGTCGGTGATGCGCACGGACCTTCCGGCGGCGCTCGACCGCGACGACGCGGGCGTTCGAATCGCAACGTCCCGCCACGGGGTCGAATTGACGACTCGGCGGCTGACCGATGTGGTCGGCCGTATCGAACGCGACGGTATGACTGTCGCGTTCGGCGCACCGGGTCGCGGCTTGCCGGAGATACTCGACCTCCCCACCGAAACGCTGGCCGACGCGCGGCCCGGCGACGACGGGGAGGACGAGGCGGACGCGGAGTCCGGAGTCGAATCGGGCGCACCCGGCCGGTTTGACCTCTGGGTCAACGCGGTTCCGAATCAAGGCAGCAAGGTCGTGCGAACTGAAGAAGCGATGTTCGCCTCCCTTGCCTGTCTGAACCTCAAAGAGAAGTGA
- a CDS encoding RAD55 family ATPase — MNRIPFGVSRLDDIIGGGAPPGSVVLLAGEAGAGAREFCYTSATINGLAHTDEEQFGLHYGEVSDRAAVPEDIHYVSFTASGDELRREIEFTMSEEIVRPGVRTVDFADFSQEYFQLSAIPREWYTRKTQTITDLGKGGDRRGVLEALGEYLNEHATGNLVVIDSLTDLARAPNEHLDWSDITLLVKGLQKASRAWDGLILVLVNQEALSDIQMGSLMGAADGTIAFEWETGGNERDRVMFVREFRGVLSRLEAEDIIRFETEIHDAGFDISNVRKIR; from the coding sequence ATGAACCGAATTCCGTTCGGCGTCTCCCGACTGGACGACATCATCGGCGGCGGCGCGCCGCCCGGAAGCGTGGTTCTGCTGGCAGGCGAGGCCGGGGCCGGTGCCCGCGAGTTCTGCTACACCAGCGCGACCATCAACGGGTTGGCCCACACCGACGAGGAGCAGTTCGGTCTCCACTACGGCGAGGTGTCCGACCGGGCCGCGGTGCCCGAGGATATCCACTACGTCTCGTTCACCGCCAGCGGCGACGAACTCCGGCGGGAAATCGAGTTCACCATGAGCGAGGAGATAGTCCGGCCGGGCGTCCGGACCGTCGATTTCGCCGACTTCAGTCAGGAATACTTCCAACTCTCTGCGATTCCCCGCGAGTGGTACACCCGCAAGACTCAGACCATCACCGACCTCGGGAAAGGGGGCGACCGCCGTGGTGTGCTAGAAGCGCTCGGCGAGTACCTCAACGAACACGCCACGGGCAACCTCGTCGTCATCGACTCGCTGACCGACCTCGCGCGCGCGCCGAACGAACACTTAGACTGGAGCGATATCACTCTACTCGTCAAGGGTCTCCAAAAGGCCTCGCGCGCGTGGGACGGCCTGATTTTGGTCCTCGTGAATCAGGAAGCCCTCTCGGACATCCAGATGGGGAGTCTGATGGGTGCGGCCGACGGCACCATCGCCTTTGAGTGGGAGACCGGCGGCAACGAGCGCGACCGGGTGATGTTCGTCCGGGAGTTCCGCGGGGTGTTGTCGCGGTTGGAGGCCGAGGACATCATCCGCTTCGAGACGGAGATTCACGACGCCGGATTCGACATCAGTAACGTGCGGAAGATTCGCTGA
- a CDS encoding helix-turn-helix transcriptional regulator — protein MPISIDQFNEDPSGALDIQEGTNPYRIIQFLAENEHQAFTQTEIHEATGINRGSVGATLSRLEDRGLVRHRGRYWALAEDDRLASYAAQTRASSASTTDDYYGEE, from the coding sequence ATGCCAATCAGTATCGATCAGTTCAACGAAGACCCGTCGGGAGCCCTCGACATCCAAGAGGGCACCAATCCCTACCGCATCATCCAGTTCCTCGCCGAAAACGAACATCAAGCGTTCACCCAAACCGAAATCCACGAGGCGACCGGTATCAATCGCGGAAGCGTCGGTGCCACCCTATCGCGTCTCGAAGACCGTGGTCTCGTCCGTCATCGCGGTCGGTACTGGGCACTCGCCGAAGACGACCGCCTCGCGTCATACGCGGCCCAGACGCGGGCCAGTTCGGCGTCAACGACCGACGACTACTACGGTGAAGAATAG
- a CDS encoding glycoside hydrolase family 15 protein, with product MSNNRFSRRTVLQGIGGTATGSALLRSVSTPASAGENYPDSDKDAVVSAPNGAGQNVLATLNQYPGTAGGDRYGTLIEDTSAFRRDVEHLRDVHTILWDADLGQTLDVRNDAAGSEVSYESSTVPEVHVHNWFQFDSGYSADLYQDVLVTADKPALLVQNNAQFDQANDHTLFTLVNPAIDEFDSRGEGDSGYVTTANGYDCVVASDGSWYLAYAQQRPSTGKTTFDGHRVGVEGSTSGSDKSAWHDIYGENDGYIDANSSASGNVDSGVGLYVGGATDVTWLTAIGFGKSESEAIDNATAALDNGYAAERNGFVSAWDDWHASVSSGPTGDATADAMYEKSLTSLKCAQDPRGPMIAGAFEPGSEEYTYVWPRDQVVMIQSLLSADATTEAREALQWLDDHQIKTATTDDRGIDREGTWWQNYYVDGSAHWEALQLDQVGGPIYAHWLTWQETGDSAVLDDHYSMSKSAGQFLLGYDNGYGFPKKHQDPWEEIWGYSTEGTASAIAGLRAMAELADAKGETAFADDCRNKADTWASNFDGYCYKTNAYLGDHYVTADSPTYNDGTLDADVRPDAAAFMAAWPWNVKDASSPEMTSTVQKADDTAWKADDTPCLGRYPQDDYTPSGSANDGGWPLCEAYADVVRWQSGVDSNAMSDYVFDHAEQWTTAAGLLPERVDGNGDVQWNSNLQWSQAMYLLLVESDQRGAPFGLAPSS from the coding sequence ATGTCGAACAACAGGTTCAGCCGACGAACGGTCCTGCAAGGAATCGGCGGCACGGCCACCGGGAGCGCCCTCCTGCGAAGCGTCTCGACCCCCGCTTCGGCGGGCGAAAACTACCCCGACAGCGACAAGGACGCCGTTGTCAGCGCGCCCAACGGCGCGGGCCAAAACGTGCTGGCGACGCTCAACCAGTACCCCGGAACCGCCGGTGGCGACCGGTACGGCACCCTCATCGAGGACACCTCGGCGTTCCGCCGCGACGTGGAGCATCTTCGGGACGTTCACACGATACTCTGGGACGCCGACCTCGGCCAGACCCTCGACGTGCGCAACGACGCCGCGGGGAGCGAGGTGTCCTACGAGTCCAGCACGGTGCCGGAGGTCCACGTCCACAACTGGTTCCAGTTCGACAGCGGCTACTCCGCCGACCTGTATCAGGACGTACTCGTCACCGCCGACAAGCCCGCGCTCCTCGTGCAGAACAACGCGCAGTTCGACCAAGCAAACGACCACACCCTCTTTACGCTCGTCAACCCGGCCATCGACGAGTTCGACAGTCGCGGCGAGGGCGACAGCGGCTACGTCACGACCGCGAACGGTTACGACTGCGTGGTCGCGTCCGACGGGTCGTGGTACCTCGCGTACGCCCAGCAGCGCCCCTCGACCGGAAAGACGACCTTCGACGGCCACCGGGTCGGCGTCGAAGGCTCGACCTCCGGGTCGGACAAGAGCGCGTGGCACGACATCTACGGCGAGAACGACGGCTACATCGACGCCAACTCCTCGGCCTCGGGCAACGTGGATTCCGGCGTCGGTCTCTACGTCGGCGGCGCGACGGATGTGACGTGGCTCACCGCAATCGGCTTCGGGAAGTCCGAAAGCGAGGCCATCGATAACGCCACCGCCGCGCTCGACAACGGGTACGCGGCCGAGCGCAACGGCTTCGTCTCGGCGTGGGACGACTGGCACGCCAGCGTCTCCTCGGGTCCAACGGGCGACGCCACCGCGGACGCGATGTACGAGAAGTCCCTGACCAGCCTCAAGTGCGCTCAAGACCCCCGCGGGCCGATGATTGCGGGAGCGTTCGAACCCGGCAGCGAGGAGTACACCTACGTCTGGCCGCGCGACCAAGTCGTCATGATTCAGTCGCTCCTCTCGGCGGACGCGACCACCGAGGCCAGAGAGGCCCTCCAGTGGCTCGACGACCACCAGATTAAGACCGCGACGACGGACGACCGCGGCATCGACCGCGAGGGAACGTGGTGGCAGAACTACTACGTAGACGGGTCGGCCCACTGGGAGGCGCTCCAACTGGACCAAGTCGGCGGTCCCATCTACGCCCACTGGTTGACATGGCAGGAGACCGGCGACAGCGCGGTCCTCGACGACCACTACTCGATGTCCAAGAGCGCGGGCCAGTTCCTGCTCGGCTACGACAACGGCTACGGCTTCCCGAAGAAGCATCAGGACCCGTGGGAGGAAATCTGGGGCTACTCGACCGAAGGCACGGCGTCGGCGATTGCTGGACTGAGAGCGATGGCCGAACTGGCCGACGCGAAGGGCGAGACGGCCTTCGCCGACGACTGCCGGAACAAGGCCGATACGTGGGCGAGCAACTTTGACGGCTACTGCTACAAGACGAACGCCTATCTGGGCGACCACTACGTCACCGCCGACAGCCCGACGTACAACGACGGCACGCTCGACGCCGACGTTCGTCCCGACGCCGCGGCGTTCATGGCCGCGTGGCCGTGGAACGTCAAGGACGCGAGCAGTCCCGAGATGACCTCGACTGTCCAGAAGGCCGACGACACCGCGTGGAAAGCCGACGACACGCCCTGTTTAGGTCGGTATCCACAGGACGACTACACGCCGAGCGGGAGCGCCAACGACGGCGGGTGGCCACTCTGCGAGGCGTACGCCGACGTGGTTCGGTGGCAGAGCGGCGTCGATTCGAACGCCATGAGCGACTACGTCTTCGACCACGCCGAGCAGTGGACCACCGCCGCCGGACTCCTGCCCGAGCGCGTGGACGGCAACGGCGACGTGCAGTGGAACTCCAACCTCCAGTGGAGTCAGGCGATGTACCTGCTGCTAGTCGAGAGCGACCAGCGTGGCGCGCCGTTCGGTCTCGCACCGAGTAGCTAA
- the ilvD gene encoding dihydroxy-acid dehydratase: protein MTEKSGNLRSSEVTEGVERAPHRAMFRAMGYDDADLSSPMVGVANPAADITPCNVHLDDVAAAAYEGVDSADGMPIEFGTITISDAISMGTEGMRASLVSREVIADSVELVAFGERMDGLVTLGGCDKNLPGMMMAAIRTDLPSVFLYGGSIMPGEHEGREVTVQNVFEGVGAVAEGEMSEDELDDLERHACPGAGSCGGMFTANTMASISEALGLAPLGSAGAPAEFEERYDIAERAGELALDCIENDRRPSDILDKRSFENAIALQVAIGGSTNAVLHLLALAAEAGVDLDIEEFDEISRRTPKIANLQPGGERVMFDLYEQGGVPVVIRRLVDAGLFDGDAMTVTGRTISEELDELDLPADDDIDAEFVRPVSDPFHEEGAIKILTGNLAPDGAVLKVTGEDNFHHEGPARVFETEEDAMAYVQEGRIESGDVIVIRNEGPKGGPGMREMLGVTSAVVGAGHEDDVAMVTDGRFSGATRGPMIGHVAPESFSGGPIGALEDGDRVTIDIAERTLDADLSDEELEARLDARDEPEMAYKNGVLAKYGATFGSAANGAVTNPGVKRDE, encoded by the coding sequence ATGACCGAGAAGTCCGGAAATCTGCGGAGCAGCGAAGTCACCGAGGGCGTCGAGCGCGCGCCCCACCGCGCGATGTTCCGCGCGATGGGGTACGACGACGCCGACCTCTCGTCGCCGATGGTCGGCGTCGCCAACCCGGCGGCCGACATCACACCGTGCAACGTCCATTTGGACGACGTGGCGGCCGCGGCCTACGAGGGCGTCGATTCGGCGGACGGGATGCCAATCGAGTTCGGGACCATCACCATCTCCGACGCCATCTCGATGGGGACCGAAGGGATGCGCGCCTCGCTGGTCTCTCGGGAGGTCATCGCCGACTCGGTGGAGTTGGTCGCGTTCGGCGAGCGCATGGACGGGCTGGTCACGCTCGGCGGGTGCGACAAGAACCTGCCGGGGATGATGATGGCCGCGATTCGGACCGACCTGCCCTCCGTCTTCCTCTACGGCGGGTCCATCATGCCCGGCGAGCACGAGGGCCGAGAAGTCACCGTCCAGAACGTCTTCGAGGGCGTCGGCGCGGTCGCCGAGGGCGAGATGAGCGAGGACGAACTCGACGACCTCGAACGCCACGCCTGCCCCGGCGCGGGGTCCTGTGGCGGGATGTTCACCGCGAACACGATGGCCTCAATCTCGGAGGCGCTTGGTCTCGCGCCGCTCGGGAGCGCGGGCGCACCTGCCGAGTTTGAGGAGCGATACGACATCGCCGAGCGCGCCGGGGAACTCGCGCTCGACTGCATCGAGAACGACCGCCGCCCCTCCGACATTCTCGACAAGCGGTCGTTCGAGAATGCCATCGCGCTACAGGTCGCCATCGGCGGGTCAACCAACGCCGTCCTCCACCTGCTCGCGCTGGCCGCCGAGGCCGGTGTGGACCTCGACATCGAGGAGTTCGACGAGATTTCTCGGCGGACGCCCAAGATTGCGAACCTCCAACCCGGCGGCGAGCGGGTGATGTTCGACCTCTACGAGCAGGGCGGCGTCCCGGTCGTGATTCGCCGCCTCGTGGACGCGGGCCTGTTCGACGGCGACGCCATGACGGTGACGGGCCGGACGATTTCGGAGGAACTGGACGAGTTGGACCTGCCCGCAGACGACGACATCGACGCCGAGTTCGTCCGCCCGGTCTCCGACCCCTTCCACGAGGAGGGGGCCATCAAGATTCTCACGGGCAACCTCGCGCCCGACGGTGCGGTCCTCAAGGTCACGGGCGAGGACAACTTCCACCACGAGGGACCAGCCCGCGTCTTCGAGACCGAGGAGGACGCGATGGCCTACGTCCAAGAGGGCCGCATCGAGTCGGGCGACGTTATCGTCATCCGCAACGAGGGACCGAAGGGCGGTCCCGGAATGCGTGAGATGCTGGGCGTCACGTCCGCAGTCGTCGGCGCGGGCCACGAGGACGACGTGGCGATGGTCACGGACGGCCGGTTCTCGGGCGCGACCCGCGGGCCGATGATCGGCCACGTCGCGCCCGAATCGTTCTCGGGCGGTCCCATCGGGGCGCTGGAGGACGGCGACCGCGTGACCATCGACATCGCCGAGCGGACTCTCGACGCGGACCTCTCGGACGAGGAACTTGAAGCGCGCCTCGACGCGCGCGACGAACCGGAAATGGCCTACAAAAACGGCGTGCTGGCGAAGTACGGCGCGACGTTCGGGTCGGCCGCGAACGGTGCCGTGACGAATCCGGGTGTGAAACGCGACGAGTAG
- a CDS encoding 50S ribosomal protein L3 has translation MPETSRPRKGSLGFGPRQRAASEVPRFNSWPDGDGNPSLQGFAGYKAGMTHVVMVNDESNSPREGMEETVPVTIVETPPMRAVALRAYEDTPYGKKPLTEVWGDDFHDDLSRTLDVPEDHDIDAAESELREALDNGDVSDLRVVTHTVPEEVPSIPKKKPDVMESRVGGGSLSDRADFALDLLEDGGEHAMNDVFRAGEYTDVSGVTKGKGTQGPVKRWGVQKRKGKHARQGWRRRIGNLGPWNPSRVRSTVPQQGQTGYHQRTELNKRLIDIGEDDDINVDGGFVNYGEVDGSYALVKGSVPGPDKRLLRFRPAIRPKDQPRLDPEVRYVSTESNQG, from the coding sequence ATGCCAGAAACAAGCAGACCACGTAAAGGTTCGCTAGGGTTCGGCCCCCGCCAGCGCGCGGCCAGTGAGGTACCGCGCTTCAACTCGTGGCCCGACGGAGACGGCAACCCGTCTCTCCAAGGCTTCGCGGGTTACAAGGCAGGCATGACCCACGTGGTGATGGTGAACGACGAATCCAACTCCCCGCGAGAAGGGATGGAGGAGACCGTTCCCGTCACTATCGTGGAGACGCCGCCGATGCGGGCGGTTGCTCTGCGAGCCTACGAAGACACGCCGTACGGCAAAAAGCCGCTGACGGAAGTGTGGGGCGACGACTTCCACGACGACCTCTCTCGCACGCTCGACGTGCCGGAGGACCACGATATCGACGCCGCCGAGTCAGAGCTCCGCGAGGCGCTCGACAACGGCGACGTTTCCGACCTTCGTGTCGTCACCCACACCGTTCCCGAAGAGGTGCCAAGCATTCCGAAGAAAAAGCCCGACGTGATGGAGAGTCGCGTCGGTGGCGGGTCGCTCAGCGACCGCGCCGACTTCGCGTTGGACCTCCTCGAAGACGGCGGGGAACACGCCATGAACGACGTGTTCCGCGCAGGCGAGTACACCGACGTCAGCGGTGTGACGAAAGGTAAAGGCACGCAGGGTCCCGTCAAGCGATGGGGCGTCCAGAAGCGGAAGGGCAAGCACGCCCGTCAGGGATGGCGACGACGGATCGGCAACCTCGGTCCGTGGAACCCCTCGCGCGTCCGCTCGACGGTGCCCCAGCAGGGCCAGACCGGCTACCACCAGCGTACTGAACTCAACAAGCGCCTCATCGACATCGGTGAGGACGACGACATCAACGTTGACGGCGGCTTCGTCAACTACGGCGAAGTCGATGGTTCCTACGCGCTGGTCAAAGGCTCGGTCCCCGGTCCGGACAAGCGCCTCCTGCGTTTCCGCCCGGCCATCCGGCCGAAAGACCAGCCGCGCCTCGACCCCGAGGTACGGTACGTAAGCACCGAATCCAATCAGGGATAA
- a CDS encoding MTH1187 family thiamine-binding protein: MAVIALLSVAPVVEESMAEEVAKAVAALDDFDVSYETNPMGTVIETDSVDELFAAAQAAHEAVDGDRVSTVLKIDDKRTREQRAHEKVDAVEDALGREAKRER; this comes from the coding sequence ATGGCCGTAATCGCACTCCTGAGCGTCGCACCGGTCGTCGAGGAAAGCATGGCCGAGGAAGTGGCCAAGGCCGTCGCCGCGCTCGACGACTTCGACGTGTCCTACGAGACCAACCCGATGGGGACCGTCATCGAGACCGATTCGGTGGATGAACTGTTTGCGGCCGCCCAAGCCGCCCACGAGGCGGTGGACGGCGACCGCGTGAGTACGGTCCTGAAAATAGACGACAAGCGCACGCGCGAGCAACGCGCGCACGAGAAAGTAGATGCGGTCGAGGACGCGCTCGGCCGAGAGGCGAAACGGGAACGGTAG
- a CDS encoding beta-ribofuranosylaminobenzene 5'-phosphate synthase family protein, with amino-acid sequence MARVVAGARLHFGFQNLSLAHERLYGSLGVALDSPRVEVVADPAETVRCNHDDASAYARRAVELLGVSGADVTVERTLPRHVGLGSGTQLALAVLAAVARAHGRNPRVRERAPKLGRGGRSGVGVATFESGGFVLDSGHPTERFTADRPPRGEWSVPPVTASHEVPDDWRFVVVHPDAEPGRSGDDEDASMRSVVERADPSLADEIAAVVTRRVLPAVAEGDPETFGAALAEVGRLNGAWYADEQGGVYRPPVGELVAELSGTTAIAGAGQSSWGPAVYAVTTDERAPAAREAAHAALSAAGVGGEVVVAEPRNRGAEIDA; translated from the coding sequence ATGGCACGAGTCGTCGCCGGAGCGCGCCTCCACTTCGGCTTTCAGAACCTCTCGCTGGCCCACGAGCGACTCTACGGGTCGCTCGGAGTCGCGCTCGACTCGCCGCGGGTCGAGGTGGTGGCCGACCCCGCAGAGACGGTTCGATGTAACCACGACGACGCCAGCGCGTACGCCCGCCGCGCGGTCGAACTTCTCGGTGTCTCCGGCGCAGACGTAACGGTCGAGCGAACCCTGCCACGACACGTCGGTCTCGGGAGCGGGACGCAGTTGGCACTCGCGGTGCTCGCGGCGGTCGCGCGCGCTCACGGCCGCAATCCGCGAGTCCGCGAGCGCGCCCCAAAACTAGGCCGTGGCGGTCGGAGCGGCGTCGGGGTGGCGACCTTCGAGTCCGGCGGGTTCGTCCTCGACTCGGGACACCCGACCGAGCGGTTCACGGCCGACCGACCGCCCCGCGGGGAGTGGTCGGTCCCGCCGGTCACGGCCAGCCACGAGGTCCCCGACGACTGGCGCTTCGTGGTCGTTCACCCCGACGCGGAACCCGGCCGGAGCGGCGACGACGAGGACGCCAGCATGCGGTCGGTCGTCGAGCGCGCGGACCCCTCGCTCGCCGACGAAATCGCCGCGGTCGTGACTCGGCGCGTCCTCCCAGCAGTCGCCGAGGGCGACCCCGAGACGTTCGGCGCGGCGCTCGCCGAGGTGGGCCGGTTGAACGGCGCGTGGTACGCCGACGAGCAGGGCGGCGTCTACCGCCCGCCGGTCGGCGAACTCGTCGCGGAGCTATCCGGAACGACCGCGATAGCTGGCGCTGGCCAGTCGTCGTGGGGTCCCGCGGTCTACGCCGTGACCACCGACGAGCGCGCGCCTGCGGCCCGCGAGGCGGCCCACGCGGCGCTCTCGGCGGCGGGCGTCGGCGGCGAGGTGGTGGTCGCCGAACCCCGGAATCGGGGCGCGGAAATCGACGCGTGA